Proteins encoded within one genomic window of Pongo pygmaeus isolate AG05252 chromosome 6, NHGRI_mPonPyg2-v2.0_pri, whole genome shotgun sequence:
- the GNGT1 gene encoding guanine nucleotide-binding protein G(T) subunit gamma-T1 isoform X2, with protein MPVINIEDLTEKDKLKMEVDQLKKEVTLERMLVSKCCEEVRDYVEERSGEDPLVKGIPEDKNPFKELKGGCVIS; from the exons ATGCCAGTAATCAATATTGAGGACCTGACAGAAAAGGACAAATTGAAGATGGAAGTTGACCAGCTCAAGAAAGAAGTGACACTGGAAAGAATGCTA GTTTCCAAATGTTGTGAAGAAGTAAGAGATTACGTTGAAGAACGATCTGGTGAGGATCCACTGGTAAAGGGCATCCCAGAGGACAAAAATCCCTTCAAGGAGCTCAAAGGAGGCTGTGTGATTTCAtaa